In Hyphomicrobium denitrificans 1NES1, one DNA window encodes the following:
- a CDS encoding S9 family peptidase, translating into MTAPIASASVEQDTAAVQAVPPVARRVPVTATHHGVVLVDDYAWLRAGNWQEVMRKPATLATDIRAHLEAENAYTDAMLVDTKALQETLFLEMKARLKEDDRQVPQPDGPFEYFPRFVKGGQYPQLCRIPRGGCADDAQVLLDGNAAAEGKSYWDLGGTAHSNDHTLLAYATDDKGSELYTIRIRDLATGKDFGDEIPDTRGSLQWANDSKTLFYIKVDEHQRPLFVYRHVIGTPVSDDVLVYQEEDSGFFVGLSATQSQKFILIDIHDHETSEVRLIDADDPLGQPQVVARRRVGHQYDVEHHGSHLVITTNSDGAEDFRIVTAPVNAPNEANWREIVPHKPGRLLIDVNILANHMARLEREESLPRIVVTPLKTDAEGDLLDRSGEHSIAFDEEAYALGLSAGYEYDTTRIRFTYSSLTTPAETYDYDMTTRERALRKRQEVPSGHNPADYVTRRLFAPASDGELVPVTLLYKKTTPLNGSAPLFLYGYGAYGISMPASFSTARLSLVDRGFIFAIAHVRGGKDKGFRWYTDGKMKKKKNTFTDFIAAGEHLIAQGFTRRGRIVANGGSAGGMLMGAVANMAPDLFLGIIADVPFVDVLNTMLDKDLPLTPPEWPEWGNPLTNKDDFDNIRSYSPYDNVEAKRYPHILALAGLTDPRVTYWEPAKWIAKLRTLNTSDNLVLLKTNMGAGHGGASGRFDGLKDTAFNFAFALKVAGLV; encoded by the coding sequence ATGACCGCGCCGATCGCCTCCGCTTCCGTAGAACAGGATACCGCGGCCGTGCAGGCCGTACCGCCGGTGGCACGACGCGTGCCCGTGACGGCGACGCATCATGGCGTTGTGCTCGTCGACGATTACGCTTGGCTCCGTGCCGGCAACTGGCAAGAGGTGATGCGCAAGCCTGCAACCCTCGCGACTGACATTCGCGCGCATCTCGAAGCGGAGAACGCCTACACCGACGCGATGCTCGTAGATACCAAGGCGCTGCAGGAAACGCTGTTCCTCGAGATGAAGGCGCGGCTCAAGGAGGACGACCGGCAGGTGCCGCAGCCGGACGGACCTTTCGAATACTTCCCGCGCTTCGTTAAAGGCGGACAGTACCCCCAGCTTTGCCGGATACCGCGCGGCGGTTGCGCGGACGATGCGCAGGTGCTTCTTGACGGCAACGCCGCAGCCGAAGGCAAGAGCTATTGGGACCTCGGCGGCACGGCACATTCCAACGACCATACGCTGCTTGCCTATGCGACCGACGACAAGGGCTCGGAGCTTTATACGATCCGCATCCGCGATCTCGCGACCGGCAAAGACTTCGGCGACGAAATTCCCGACACGCGCGGCAGCCTCCAGTGGGCCAACGACAGCAAGACGCTGTTCTACATCAAGGTCGACGAGCATCAGCGCCCGCTCTTCGTCTATCGCCACGTCATCGGCACGCCCGTCAGCGATGACGTCCTGGTCTACCAGGAAGAAGATTCCGGATTTTTCGTCGGGCTGTCGGCGACGCAATCGCAGAAGTTCATCCTGATCGATATCCACGACCACGAGACAAGCGAAGTCCGGCTGATCGATGCTGACGATCCGCTGGGGCAGCCGCAGGTCGTCGCGCGGCGGCGCGTCGGCCACCAGTACGATGTCGAGCATCATGGATCGCACCTCGTGATCACGACGAACTCGGACGGCGCGGAAGATTTCCGCATCGTAACGGCGCCGGTGAACGCTCCGAACGAGGCGAACTGGCGCGAGATCGTTCCGCACAAGCCCGGCCGCCTGCTCATCGACGTCAACATCCTCGCGAACCACATGGCGCGCCTGGAACGTGAGGAAAGTCTGCCGCGCATCGTCGTGACGCCGCTGAAGACCGATGCCGAGGGTGACCTGCTCGACCGATCGGGAGAGCATTCAATCGCATTCGACGAAGAAGCCTATGCGCTTGGCCTGAGTGCGGGCTACGAATACGATACGACGCGCATCCGCTTTACCTACTCGTCGCTCACGACGCCTGCTGAAACCTACGATTACGACATGACGACGCGCGAGCGGGCTCTGCGCAAGCGCCAGGAAGTACCGAGCGGGCATAATCCGGCCGACTACGTGACGCGCCGGCTGTTCGCGCCAGCCAGCGACGGCGAGCTTGTTCCCGTTACCCTGCTCTACAAGAAGACGACGCCGCTCAACGGTTCGGCGCCGCTGTTCCTCTACGGCTACGGCGCTTACGGCATCTCGATGCCCGCGTCGTTCTCGACGGCGCGGCTGTCGCTCGTCGACCGCGGCTTCATTTTTGCGATCGCGCACGTTCGCGGCGGTAAGGACAAGGGTTTCCGCTGGTACACCGACGGCAAGATGAAGAAGAAGAAAAACACCTTCACCGACTTCATCGCAGCCGGCGAGCATCTCATCGCACAAGGCTTCACACGACGGGGACGCATCGTTGCAAACGGCGGTTCGGCGGGTGGGATGCTGATGGGCGCCGTCGCCAATATGGCGCCGGATCTGTTCCTCGGCATTATCGCCGACGTGCCGTTCGTCGACGTGCTGAACACGATGCTCGACAAGGATCTGCCGCTGACGCCGCCGGAATGGCCTGAGTGGGGAAATCCGCTGACGAACAAGGACGACTTCGACAACATCCGCAGCTATTCGCCTTACGATAATGTCGAGGCGAAGCGTTATCCCCACATCCTGGCCTTGGCCGGCCTGACCGATCCGCGCGTCACCTATTGGGAACCGGCGAAGTGGATCGCGAAGCTCCGCACGCTCAATACAAGCGACAACCTCGTGCTGCTGAAGACAAACATGGGTGCGGGCCACGGCGGCGCCTCGGGCCGCTTCGATGGGCTGAAGGACACCGCGTTCAACTTCGCCTTCGCGCTGAAGGTGGCGGGATTGGTGTAA